TTCAGACATTTAGTACCTATAACAGCGACCAAATGCCGATCTTTGTTTATAAGAAATCTTGTGGACTAAAATAACtttactttgaataaataatagaattaaaaaaaataattgtaaagacgactattataaactattcaaaatttgtaaagTATTACCGGCgagattaaaacataaatttatattagcaACAAACGACCATGGCGATCAGGAgcataattcattattaataactgttaaaaataattataacacccGAGCGATGTCGTCTGGTAAATATACTGTACCAAAAGTTAACAATGTATATGGAGACCGAACATTAAAAAAGCGAGTTCCATATACATTGAACAATTTACCAGGCGATATCagagaagaaaaagataaaaataagttcagtaaaaaattaaaaaaatatttaactaacacattaccttaatattatatactatacttaatttacatacctagatatctatgtataagaaatgtttaacgagatccaacagacaaactatgtcgatagttttgttggacattgcatcagatttaatgttttttatcatgtacctgtttaataaataaataaataaataaaaataaataaataagacctatgtttttaaatgtcgctccattcaaattttatcaaaatcggtttagccgtttttaTAAATGGTAATTGCATTGTCGTCGGATTTGAAGCTATCtcgaaaatttcagcctgctagcttatcgcgaagtgcctcaaaattgagttacagaAATCGGAACGATAAACAAAGAACAAGAAaattgagtgtataaaaacgtaggaaaataAAGTACCTTTTAACGATTTCTCTTTCCTCTCTACTCTGGACACCAGACAGAACATCATTTCCATCTTTAACAATAGCCTGTATCCTCTTCTTCCTGCCCAAGATGTTCACAATCTTCGCAGCCTGCGCCATATTTGTGAACAACAAGAAAGCTGTTCCCGTCATAAGGGCTATGTCGCCCCAAATGCGGAATAAATCCACAACTTGAATGATCAAGTAGGTACCTGAAATATTACTGGTCATTATTACAACGAATGTTGAAGGTTTGAGAAAGCTTTAATAGCATTTAATATGGTGCTCTTTTTAGTTTgaggttatattaaaaaatgaaaggcGAGAATGTGATGCGACGATGCAATGGTTGATTATTTCTTTCATCTATATCCGGTGAGATTAAAAGGTGATTACGAAATACAGAGCTTGagaaaatatgtagataaaagGCGATTTCTTAAAAGCAAAGCAGGCGGTTCTGAGTGGTTTAAAAGTAGCAAGGTTAAATTGGCCTGTAAGTACTATAAGTTTTTTCCATCAGCTATCACTCATCAGGAACCTTAATTCAGGATAGCGTACTACGTTATTTAAGCATTTAAAAAAGGCTTCTGCCGTAAGCATTTAGCGTCGACATCACAAATACAGCAGCCTCATTTCTACAGCTTTTTACTTTCTGGCGCTGTAAAGCGTAATTTATTCTGCTTTACTTACATCCACCAATGAGTGGGTCCACTTCCGTTACAATAATTAGCacaaaatcaaaacttaaatCACGCTTAAATCATCTCGACACAAGTCGAGCCTGACACTGCCAGCTATACCTAAATACTTTTGTAGCATAATAATTCTAATTCCGTTTTATACACAATCTTAATCCTGGTTTCAGAAAGACTGATCTTAGTTTGCTCTTTAAATCAAAGAACTTCATTGACCAGCCTTTCAGAATCCTGGGTTCGACTTCCACAAAACCGAATAATACTGCTATTAATTCTATTGTTCTAAAAgtagtcaaaataaaattttcaaaaacacgAAAATTTGGATGACATCTCGGGAAAAAAAGAATCTTGTTTGTCCGCATTTCAAACTCGCCCGACGTAGCTAATGAACTACAAAAAGGCATTAAAAAGAactgtcgtcatccctattatcatAAAACCAGTTATGACAAATGGAAACCTACCCAGAACGAACATAAAGGAAACCGCAGTAAATACTTTATAGAGGGTCCTCTGCTTTGGGCCGAGGGTCTCCGGAGCCCAGAATCCGGTCAGCTTCAGCACCGTCAGCGATATGCTCACGGAGAGAGTTGCATTCTTCACGAAAACCCCCATCTTGGTCAGAAGGTACCAGTGGCTGCTAGTGCCGGGGTTGGAAACGCGAATGTGGAATATTAGAgcacaaatcaaaataataacgcAATCAGTCTTGAATTCTTAATTGTAGATTCCAGTGGTAAGCAACTTTGGGAAttctaagttgtttttttttacttttgtgtaACATCAATGTTAGTGAATTAGTGAAGTTTAATAGTTGTTAGTCTAACTATTAAACCATGTCGGTTTAATAGTTAGAGACTATTCTATCATACGTAGATTAGCTTATTTGACTAAATTGTGAAAACGATAGTTGAATATGCTGATATACAACCATTAAAACCTACGTAACGTAAAAGAGACgatgctaaaaaaaaaatttttagttcatttaaaaaacatgatacagggttgaaaaaaaatatgttgaagaACTGTTTACAACCCCTGTAGCTGCGGCGATAATTGTCAGTTTGCTCGGTGTGGATGTTAcgacaaatataattatgttattatgtttacCGTCACCCTGTCGTTTCAATAAACGATTATAACGAAACACATAATTAAAACTGCTACAATTATGTCATGATGATTCTTCGTATTtcattattcattgttttagaGGGCTTTTATATTAGCTCTGGAATGTCTTAggtaaaaactcttttttggCTTTTGGATAAAATGTAGTAGGTAACGTAAAGATTAAGCAGGCAATAAGAATTGAAGTTCCCTTTGGGTATGTACACTTGTTAAGGCTCTCTACTTTTCAAACCTAAAAATCTGTCGTTACTAGTGCTCCAAGGAAAACCCGTCATTTTTTAAGCCCATTATAATACCTAtcatacaacaaaatatatgtCGACTAATTTACCAAAAACaggtcaaaatattataaaaatgaccGTAAGCCTAAGATAATAAATTCTTTGATTAACTCTATCCTTTATGTGTAACACAATGTTCATTTGAAACACAACGGTCATATGACGTCACTCCGTGCGATGACGTATGATCGGATAACAATGGCCGCCGGCGACAGATGCGGGCTGGACACTTATCTGCTTATCTACTAGGTTGTACGTAGCCTCATGTGAAGTTACTGCATAGTTACATCAGTCTCCACTTAAATCTGTCGCTGGAAtctagacctgcaactatgtgcataataattcaatctttgaaaccctagttcacataaataccctttaataaaaacctttgttaagtcctagctaccgcattaggttaagtaacctgtaatggtagattagtgtgattattaaataaataaataaataaataattcaataaagaatttgtttcagggaaaaaaaatacttagaactTAGGGACCGATGACAAAATGGCTTGTGGACAAAGCAAGATTGAAGTGAGAGTTGGTTCGAATATGGTTTAGGTAACCGAATACTTACGGTACGACTGCGCCCTTACCGATCACATATTATGGGGaaatattcatttaacaatTTCATTGCTTTTTCGAGCaaacagaatttaaatatataaactatttattttataatgcagTTATATACGTCACAAGACACATATTATCCCAGGAGCTTTTTAAAGACTTTCGTTTGATATCCTTATTGCTGGGATGATAAAAATACGACCTTACTTTGGccgtgttttttaaattttatctagtCAATGTTACTTCCACAAATTTGGCGCATTAAACGACAATAATAGCAACTAAGATGTTAAAAGGtctctacaaataattaatcaaatcaaatcaaatcaaataatttatttcgctttaaatatGGGTACAGACAGATGTTAGTATTTAAGTAAAGTTTAGTTCCACACATTATGCCTTACGCAGCATGCGAAAGTATGAACACCAGACAtggtgttatttaaatatagataaaaaaatagataaaattaatgaaagttaagtaaattatattacaatgagCTAATTCAGTCTTAGCGTAATAATATACTTAGGTGCAATATCACGcaattaataatcataaatgcTGTAGGTACTAAAATCTGTGGTCGAAAAACTCTTTAAGgtcataataaacattgtttaataaatagtgctttattttacgtttcattTGCAGTAATGGTAGTTCCCGTATATCTTTCGGAAtcttattaaataccttaatgcaTGTTATCAGACAGTTTTTGTGGAATAATGCAGTTCTACATGACGACATCACATCGATGAGCATGACatcgaggagctcgtggctaagctataaccgcataagtgattcgatcacaggttaagctatgcttgacgcggttggtccgtagatgggtgaccatctttgtcataacgagttcctccgtgtttcggaaggcacgttaaattgtgggccccggctgttattactacgtctttgacagtcgttacaggtggtcagaagcttgaaaagtctgacggccagtcttaccaaggggtatcgtgttgcccaggtaactgggttgaggaggtcagataggcagtcgctccttgtaaaacactggtacttagctgaaaccggtttgactggtagccgaccccaacatagttgggaaaaggctaggccgatgatgatgacatgACGACATCAACAGACGCGTTGGATCTCTTTTTGAGACATTAGGTTGATTTTCTTGTACGGAAAAGAAATGTTCTGGATTTgctttaacaaaaacacaaatttccaGTATATATAACCCcgttaatgttaatattttattttccttaaactGAGTTCGACAGCTTTCAAGAGGACCTACATTACATAAAGCtcgaatgcattttttttgggTAAGGAATGGTAATAGAcgataaaatctaaaaacccacgtttttaatgacacttccattcaaattttatcaaaatcggtccaaccgttttATAGTATACATTTTATTGTCATCGGTTGTAAAGATACCCTGAAAATtccagcctgctagcttatcgggaagtgcctcaaaattgagttacaaaaatccaaccggaacgacaaacaaacaagaaaagcaATTGTAAAAAACGAGAGAAATTGAAAGTATGACTTTAGGCATACACACtttgaataattttgatttttaatacataacgAATAATTCAGCCCAATACAAATGGtggaaaatatcatttaaatcaaatcaaatctttattgcataccataatgttacataggtggtaaattataactaggttcacagctcattatggaccctatcgggcacagcaaaagtaggagagaggaggacaactctatttatttagtaaaattatacatgtattATGATATAGTTAGTGATGCAACTGTTTCCTCAGTAGTTTCTGAAATCTGAAATTATCTCTAATCATTACCTAAGTAAATTACGTAATTCTGGGTTTATCATGTTACCTATATCtacagtgttttatttttgtatatcattCTAAAGATTATGATTGTGGCT
The window above is part of the Trichoplusia ni isolate ovarian cell line Hi5 chromosome 11, tn1, whole genome shotgun sequence genome. Proteins encoded here:
- the LOC113498971 gene encoding uncharacterized protein LOC113498971, with the protein product MGVFVKNATLSVSISLTVLKLTGFWAPETLGPKQRTLYKVFTAVSFMFVLGTYLIIQVVDLFRIWGDIALMTGTAFLLFTNMAQAAKIVNILGRKKRIQAIVKDGNDVLSGVQSREEREIVKSCNLEMIVLQALYFSVTFITTLGWATSAEKHQLPLRAW